From one Gemmatimonadaceae bacterium genomic stretch:
- a CDS encoding AAA family ATPase has product MPAAPSVSCAPLSGRQAAFDTAASALAPAACDGVGTTLLIGGDAGSGKTRLVETLAGQAAASGFRTLTGTCFDADQAQPYAPIHDLVSSLAAVRSPAAAAQGFAPAAADLVTLFPCLRHLFPDTAPLTSLGPEDDRHRLRLALSAAIEGMARAEPLLLVLEDVHWADEATLELVQHLARHVAGMPVVLVLTCRAGNAGPALAALKGELRRAPSARVITLDALDVREVGALVEAMLGDALPLDAQVADTLHRVTSGNPFFVREAVAALRLTGDLVADDGRWTLGETARVPRSAADVVAPRVAMLTDGARRVALLAAVAGRRPDLALLQAITGYDDVTLAARVQELVDTDLAMRLPDGRLAFRHALLRDGLRAQLGRREELVLHRMIARALELRSGEDDPAVDVALAAHAYACNDWGVARRCSAHAAERAWALGAARETLHHLDRVVSATVRADDAPTAAVLASRARAHEALGQFDDAHTDFAASVDTARATGDRHALWAALHALGGLWATRDYERAGQYRRDALALARAIEDPALVARSLNRIGTWYVSREDPASGIPHHQEALALFDRIGDTRRVAETVELLAMAHHIAGFAIEAAELYARCIVLHTQLADRRGVAGAMAMLAVCGPSHHSSAAEVAVSGHAGELLVHERAIALATGIGWRGGEVRGRYLAADCLAWRGEYSRALQLAREALAMAGDLANPEWQCGALRVLGVISLELCALDDAVEQLHAAHEIARGIASATWTRWTGAPLAIALVRAGRRTEAVAVLDIVDHSVRRPHGNTAFPDDTLGTRALAIARAEHALARDDGTAVLALLPRDAFRKVPRAQLLRAQAHLALGDVALAVDALDAAETEAQRQGAAPLLWRIEAVRGSIALHEKQRAAARLAFEGARSIAARLAGALDATELAQSLLAGLDLVAPDARVRQTEASVSRRVARPPTAAPRPKSKAKAKAKAKAKARTGSGRRG; this is encoded by the coding sequence ATGCCTGCCGCACCCAGCGTCTCCTGCGCACCACTGTCCGGACGCCAGGCTGCCTTCGACACCGCCGCCAGCGCCCTCGCGCCGGCGGCGTGCGACGGTGTCGGCACGACGCTCCTGATCGGCGGGGACGCCGGCTCCGGCAAGACGCGACTGGTCGAAACGCTCGCAGGGCAGGCCGCCGCGAGCGGCTTCCGCACCCTCACCGGCACCTGCTTCGACGCCGACCAGGCGCAGCCGTACGCGCCCATCCACGACCTCGTCAGCTCCCTCGCTGCCGTCCGGTCGCCGGCCGCCGCCGCACAGGGGTTCGCACCGGCCGCGGCCGACCTGGTCACCCTCTTCCCATGCCTGCGGCACCTCTTCCCGGACACCGCGCCACTGACCTCACTCGGCCCGGAGGACGACCGGCACCGACTGCGCCTCGCGCTCAGTGCGGCGATCGAGGGGATGGCGCGGGCGGAGCCGCTGCTGCTGGTGCTGGAAGACGTGCACTGGGCCGACGAGGCGACCCTCGAGCTGGTGCAACACCTCGCTCGCCACGTGGCGGGCATGCCGGTGGTGCTGGTGCTCACCTGTCGTGCCGGTAACGCGGGCCCCGCGCTCGCGGCGCTGAAGGGGGAGCTCCGGCGTGCGCCGTCCGCACGCGTGATCACGCTCGACGCACTCGACGTCCGCGAGGTCGGGGCGCTGGTGGAGGCCATGCTCGGTGATGCGCTGCCGCTCGATGCGCAGGTGGCGGACACGCTGCACCGCGTCACGTCGGGGAACCCGTTCTTCGTGCGCGAGGCGGTGGCGGCACTGCGGCTGACCGGCGACCTCGTTGCCGATGACGGGCGCTGGACGCTGGGCGAGACGGCGCGTGTGCCACGGAGCGCGGCCGATGTCGTCGCGCCGCGCGTCGCGATGCTCACCGATGGAGCCCGCCGCGTCGCGCTGCTGGCCGCGGTGGCGGGTCGCCGCCCCGACCTGGCGCTGCTGCAGGCGATCACGGGGTATGACGACGTGACGCTGGCGGCGCGCGTGCAGGAACTCGTCGACACTGACCTCGCGATGCGGCTCCCCGACGGTCGCCTTGCCTTCCGGCACGCGCTGCTCCGCGATGGCCTCCGCGCGCAGCTTGGCAGGCGCGAGGAGCTGGTCCTGCACCGGATGATCGCGCGAGCGCTGGAACTGCGGTCCGGCGAGGATGACCCTGCCGTGGACGTGGCGCTCGCGGCACATGCCTACGCCTGCAACGACTGGGGTGTGGCGCGCCGGTGCAGTGCGCATGCCGCGGAGCGTGCGTGGGCGCTGGGCGCTGCACGCGAGACGCTCCACCACCTCGACCGCGTCGTCAGTGCCACCGTCCGCGCCGACGACGCCCCAACCGCCGCCGTGCTCGCGTCACGCGCCCGTGCGCACGAGGCCCTCGGCCAGTTCGACGATGCCCACACCGACTTTGCCGCGTCGGTGGACACGGCCCGCGCGACCGGCGACCGCCATGCGCTGTGGGCTGCGCTGCACGCCCTTGGCGGGCTCTGGGCGACGCGCGACTACGAGCGCGCCGGCCAGTACCGGCGGGACGCGCTGGCCCTGGCCCGCGCGATCGAGGATCCTGCGCTGGTGGCCCGAAGCCTGAACCGCATCGGCACCTGGTACGTGAGCCGCGAGGATCCTGCCTCCGGCATCCCGCATCACCAGGAGGCGCTGGCACTTTTCGACCGCATCGGTGACACGCGCCGCGTGGCGGAGACGGTGGAGCTGCTGGCGATGGCGCACCACATCGCCGGGTTCGCGATCGAGGCGGCCGAGCTGTATGCGCGGTGCATCGTGCTGCACACGCAGCTGGCGGACCGGCGCGGCGTGGCCGGGGCGATGGCCATGCTCGCCGTGTGCGGTCCGAGCCATCACTCGTCGGCGGCCGAGGTGGCGGTGAGCGGGCATGCGGGCGAGCTGCTGGTGCACGAGCGCGCCATTGCGCTCGCCACCGGCATCGGCTGGCGTGGTGGCGAGGTGCGGGGACGCTACCTCGCGGCGGACTGCCTGGCCTGGCGCGGGGAGTACTCGCGTGCGCTGCAGCTGGCGCGCGAGGCGCTCGCGATGGCCGGCGACCTGGCGAATCCCGAGTGGCAGTGTGGTGCGCTGCGCGTGCTGGGCGTGATCTCGCTCGAGCTCTGCGCGCTGGACGATGCGGTGGAGCAACTCCACGCGGCGCACGAGATCGCGCGCGGGATCGCCTCGGCCACGTGGACGCGCTGGACCGGGGCTCCGCTGGCCATCGCGCTGGTGCGGGCGGGCCGGCGCACCGAGGCGGTGGCAGTGCTCGACATCGTGGACCACAGTGTGCGACGCCCGCACGGCAACACCGCCTTCCCCGACGACACCCTCGGCACGCGTGCGCTGGCCATCGCGCGGGCGGAGCATGCGCTGGCCCGCGACGATGGCACGGCGGTCCTGGCGCTCCTGCCGCGCGACGCGTTCCGGAAGGTCCCGCGCGCCCAGCTCCTCCGCGCGCAGGCGCACCTTGCGCTCGGTGATGTCGCGCTGGCGGTCGATGCACTCGATGCGGCCGAAACGGAGGCGCAGCGGCAGGGCGCTGCACCGCTACTCTGGCGGATCGAGGCCGTGCGGGGCTCGATCGCGCTGCACGAGAAGCAGCGCGCTGCGGCGCGACTCGCCTTCGAGGGAGCGCGCTCCATCGCGGCGCGGCTGGCCGGGGCCCTCGACGCCACCGAGCTGGCGCAGTCGCTGCTCGCCGGGCTCGACCTGGTGGCGCCGGACGCGCGCGTGCGCCAGACGGAGGCGTCCGTGTCGCGTCGGGTCGCACGCCCGCCGACGGCGGCACCGAGACCGAAATCGAAGGCGAAAGCGAAAGCGAAGGCGAAGGCGAAGGCGCGGACTGGGTCAGGGCGGCGCGGCTGA
- a CDS encoding polysaccharide deacetylase — MLRRLTLLFAVPLVLHAQAAPPPARPGWKWTMDSVRTVVNAVRAGRSLQPRTWPGGAQVAVLLSFDVDNETIPLRFGEPTVGTLASAQYGARRGLGRLVRLLDAHRIPASFFIPSVSLALTPSMADTIRRSGRHEFAVHGWIHELNATLPDSAERALLTKAVAELTQLTGTTPVGYRAPSWNFSPNTLSILRDMGFRYESSLMADDSPYELLQDGAPTGLVELPVEWILDDAPLFDPRGNTYMNPRDVARVWMDEFDKAYAEHGMFLLTMHPHVSGHRSRIIALELLLAHIRAVAGPRAWYATHAAAAEYVRAQASLGEPIPRR; from the coding sequence ATGCTGCGCCGACTGACCCTGCTGTTCGCCGTCCCGCTCGTGCTGCACGCCCAGGCTGCTCCCCCACCGGCACGGCCGGGCTGGAAATGGACCATGGACTCCGTCCGCACGGTGGTGAATGCCGTGCGCGCCGGCCGGTCACTCCAGCCGCGCACCTGGCCCGGCGGTGCGCAGGTGGCCGTGCTGCTCTCGTTCGACGTGGACAACGAGACGATTCCCCTCCGCTTCGGCGAGCCGACCGTCGGCACCCTCGCCTCGGCGCAGTACGGCGCGCGACGCGGACTCGGGCGCCTCGTTCGCCTGCTGGATGCACATCGGATTCCCGCGTCGTTCTTCATCCCGTCGGTGAGCCTGGCGCTCACGCCATCGATGGCCGACACCATCCGGCGCAGCGGCCGGCACGAGTTCGCCGTGCATGGCTGGATCCACGAGCTGAATGCGACGCTGCCCGACAGTGCCGAGCGCGCGCTGCTCACGAAGGCGGTGGCGGAGCTCACACAGCTCACGGGCACGACGCCGGTCGGGTATCGCGCGCCCTCGTGGAACTTCAGCCCGAACACGCTCTCGATCCTGCGCGACATGGGCTTCCGGTACGAGAGCTCGTTGATGGCCGACGACAGCCCGTACGAGCTGCTGCAGGATGGCGCGCCCACTGGCCTCGTCGAGCTCCCGGTGGAGTGGATCCTGGATGACGCGCCGCTGTTCGACCCGCGCGGCAACACCTACATGAACCCCCGCGACGTGGCGAGGGTCTGGATGGACGAGTTCGACAAGGCGTACGCCGAGCACGGGATGTTCCTGCTCACGATGCACCCGCATGTGTCGGGGCATCGCTCGCGCATCATCGCGCTCGAGCTGCTGCTGGCGCACATCCGCGCCGTCGCCGGCCCGCGTGCATGGTACGCGACACACGCCGCGGCGGCCGAGTACGTGCGAGCGCAGGCGTCACTCGGGGAGCCGATTCCGAGGCGCTGA
- a CDS encoding TonB-dependent receptor, whose amino-acid sequence MRMRAARLAVPAIALLCAAAPLIAQTVPMLRGTVRDSTGRALPDVIVSYKTTKTTSDSVGRFLLVPVPLGRITVRFERDGLLLGEIEANVTSDTTPSVVVEAIPNPTERRSLLGTVVDSSGAPVRDATIEVVTALLEQRSDSLGRFAFRNLPPRRHIVRVRRVGYSPTFLFADLTDSTATRARIVVRQFAGQNLGLVVVRATRMPVRMRGFLQRAERRSGWGRIMTEKEILERHPLQTTDLLRMIPGVRVNFDSRRSSMVTGRGGCLMGVFINGFPAPQLSGMGIDDMVNTLDLAGIEVYNGIGGVPAELTMGPSNPCGTIGIWTR is encoded by the coding sequence ATGCGCATGCGCGCCGCCCGCCTCGCCGTCCCCGCCATCGCCCTCCTCTGCGCTGCCGCCCCCCTGATCGCGCAGACGGTGCCGATGCTCCGCGGCACCGTCCGGGACAGCACCGGCCGCGCGCTGCCGGATGTCATCGTCTCGTACAAGACCACGAAGACCACCTCCGACTCGGTCGGCCGGTTCCTGCTCGTGCCGGTGCCACTGGGACGGATCACCGTCCGGTTCGAGCGCGACGGCCTGCTGCTCGGCGAGATCGAGGCGAACGTGACCAGCGACACCACGCCCAGCGTGGTGGTCGAGGCAATACCGAACCCGACCGAACGACGGTCCCTGCTCGGCACCGTGGTCGACTCCAGCGGTGCACCGGTGCGAGACGCGACCATCGAGGTGGTGACCGCCCTGCTCGAGCAGCGCTCCGACTCGCTCGGCCGGTTCGCGTTCCGGAACCTGCCGCCACGGCGACACATCGTGCGGGTGCGCCGCGTGGGCTACTCGCCGACCTTCCTCTTCGCCGACCTCACCGACAGCACCGCCACCCGCGCGCGCATCGTGGTGCGCCAGTTCGCGGGCCAGAACCTGGGGCTGGTGGTGGTGCGCGCCACGCGGATGCCGGTGCGCATGCGCGGCTTCCTGCAGCGTGCGGAGCGTCGCTCGGGGTGGGGGCGGATCATGACGGAGAAGGAGATCCTGGAACGGCACCCGCTGCAGACCACCGACCTGCTGCGCATGATCCCCGGCGTGCGCGTGAACTTCGACTCCCGCCGCTCGTCGATGGTGACGGGCCGCGGCGGGTGCCTGATGGGCGTGTTCATCAACGGCTTCCCCGCACCGCAGCTGAGCGGCATGGGGATCGACGACATGGTGAACACCCTCGACCTGGCCGGCATCGAGGTCTACAACGGGATCGGCGGCGTGCCGGCCGAGCTGACGATGGGACCGTCCAACCCCTGCGGCACGATCGGGATCTGGACGCGGTAG
- a CDS encoding rhomboid family intramembrane serine protease produces the protein MTPWVSRLLIANILVYFLQLSLKGATGQLALVPALLLQRPWTILTYMFAHSTMGFSHIAFNMLALYIFGPRVELRLGGTRFITLYLIAGISGGLLSLVFTPYSPIVGASGAIFGVQLAFAKFFPRERIFIWGVIPVEARLLVLIMTVISVFGGLSGGGSTAHFAHLGGYVGAFFYLLAIQKSLPKEQWVKKVEGPAPHAIPIGDWNAIDLTSVHELNRGEVQRIVDKIKATGERSLSVQERQFLGHFTPKA, from the coding sequence ATGACACCCTGGGTCTCCCGGCTTCTGATCGCCAACATCCTCGTCTACTTCCTGCAGCTCTCCCTCAAGGGGGCCACCGGACAGCTGGCGCTGGTCCCCGCCCTGCTGCTGCAGCGCCCGTGGACGATCCTCACCTACATGTTCGCGCACAGCACCATGGGGTTCTCGCACATCGCGTTCAACATGCTGGCGCTCTACATCTTCGGGCCGCGCGTCGAGCTGCGACTCGGCGGCACCCGGTTCATCACCCTCTACCTCATCGCCGGCATCAGCGGCGGCCTCCTCTCGCTCGTCTTCACCCCGTACTCGCCCATCGTCGGCGCCTCGGGCGCGATCTTCGGCGTGCAGCTCGCCTTCGCCAAGTTCTTCCCGCGCGAGCGCATCTTCATCTGGGGCGTGATCCCGGTGGAGGCACGGCTGCTGGTGCTGATCATGACCGTCATCTCCGTCTTCGGCGGGCTCTCCGGCGGCGGCAGCACGGCCCACTTCGCCCACCTCGGCGGCTACGTCGGTGCCTTCTTCTACCTGCTCGCCATCCAGAAGTCCCTGCCGAAGGAACAGTGGGTGAAGAAGGTGGAGGGACCGGCGCCACACGCCATCCCGATCGGCGACTGGAACGCCATCGACCTCACCAGCGTGCACGAACTGAATCGCGGCGAGGTCCAGCGCATCGTCGACAAGATCAAGGCCACCGGTGAACGCAGCCTGAGCGTGCAGGAGCGGCAGTTCCTCGGACACTTCACCCCGAAGGCCTAG
- a CDS encoding aminotransferase class III-fold pyridoxal phosphate-dependent enzyme, protein MHGVPNLSPADAGALAAQLYGLAATATPLPSERDQNVMLLAGDGARHILKVANAGEARAVLEAECAVMQHLSHTGLTPRVVRTLTGDEIGHHDGHMVRLITALPGTPLGATRYQTASLRQDIGRALAAVDEALASFAHPAFHRDFHWDLANAGRVVPDLLPLVSDAALRRHIAHFTALHAAEVVPLLPQLRRGMIHSDANDWNLLVDGRAQRVTGVIDFGDMVHSHVVNDLAIAMAYIALQSPDDPLAAAAEVAAGYHAVHPLTEPEIRALFPLLAMRLCTSACVAAKQWSERPDEAYLGISQGPIARVLPRLASIHPRFAHYLLRDACGLPPVPHAPQVVRWLARHQPGFAPLLGDAMRDGGPIPLDFSVGSALLDGDPAGNAPVLLDARIRALLAANGAAYGVGGYDEARLIYHWPDEPAAPEPRTIHLGIDLSTAPGTPLFAPLDGVVHGFEFADSHHDYGPVVVLRHVTDDATPVEFFTLYGHLTPDSLDGLVIGGTVTRGAEFARIGSAPTNGDWWSHVHVQVITDMLDVPCNVNGACRASQRRVWHSLCPDPNLVLGLAPWIVAPAGDSTGEIAAQRREHVGANLSVSYGARPLQAVRGVMQYLYDEDGHRFIDGYNNVAHVGHANPRVTQAVARQLGVLNTNTRYLQSQLTHYATELTALFPPDLCTCYFTASGSEANELALRLARTYTGAKDLIVMEAAYHGHTTTLIDISPYKHDGPGGQGAPDWVHTSPIPDTYRTRGITGDPGAWFAARVGEVIDGIHARGRRLCGYIAETCPSVGGQVMLPDGFLADTYARVRAAGGVCIADEVQTGFGRIGTHFWAFDAHGVTPDIVVLGKPIANGYPMGAVITTRAIAARFDNGMEFFSTFGGSTAACVAGLATLQETRDRQLQANARQVGAHLRASLAALMPEFPLIGDVRGSGLFLGVELVRDRGTLEPAASEASFVVHRMRERGVLVGTDGPHHNVIKIRGPMVLTRADADHIVSAMRQGLRELGALR, encoded by the coding sequence ATGCACGGCGTTCCCAACCTCTCCCCGGCCGACGCGGGCGCGCTCGCGGCGCAGCTCTACGGCCTGGCCGCCACCGCCACGCCGCTCCCCAGTGAGCGCGACCAGAACGTGATGCTGCTGGCCGGCGATGGCGCGCGGCACATCCTGAAGGTCGCCAACGCCGGTGAGGCGCGCGCGGTGCTCGAGGCGGAGTGTGCCGTGATGCAGCACCTCTCGCACACCGGCCTGACCCCGCGCGTGGTGCGCACGCTCACCGGTGACGAGATCGGCCACCACGACGGCCACATGGTCCGCCTGATCACGGCGTTGCCGGGCACGCCGCTTGGCGCCACCCGGTACCAGACCGCCAGCCTGCGGCAGGACATCGGCAGGGCGCTGGCCGCGGTGGACGAGGCGCTCGCCTCCTTCGCGCACCCGGCGTTCCACCGCGACTTCCACTGGGACCTGGCCAACGCGGGGCGCGTGGTGCCGGACCTGCTCCCGCTGGTGTCCGATGCAGCACTGCGACGCCACATCGCGCACTTCACCGCGCTGCACGCCGCAGAGGTGGTGCCGCTGCTCCCGCAGCTCCGGCGCGGGATGATCCACTCCGACGCGAACGACTGGAACCTCCTCGTGGACGGGCGCGCGCAGCGCGTGACGGGGGTCATCGACTTCGGCGACATGGTTCACAGCCATGTGGTCAACGACCTCGCGATCGCGATGGCCTACATCGCGCTGCAGTCGCCCGACGATCCGCTCGCGGCGGCCGCCGAGGTGGCGGCGGGCTACCATGCGGTACACCCGCTCACCGAACCCGAGATCCGCGCGCTCTTCCCGCTGCTGGCCATGCGGCTCTGCACCAGTGCCTGCGTGGCCGCGAAGCAGTGGTCCGAGCGGCCGGATGAAGCGTACCTCGGCATCAGCCAGGGGCCGATCGCGCGCGTGCTGCCGCGCCTGGCTTCGATCCATCCGCGCTTCGCGCACTACCTGCTGCGCGATGCCTGCGGGCTGCCCCCCGTGCCACACGCACCGCAGGTGGTGCGATGGCTGGCGCGGCACCAGCCAGGCTTCGCACCGCTCCTCGGCGACGCGATGCGGGATGGTGGCCCGATCCCGCTCGACTTCAGCGTCGGGAGTGCCCTGCTCGACGGCGACCCCGCCGGCAACGCGCCCGTGCTGCTCGACGCGCGCATCCGCGCCCTGCTCGCGGCCAATGGTGCCGCATACGGCGTGGGCGGCTACGACGAGGCGCGGTTGATCTACCACTGGCCCGACGAGCCGGCGGCACCGGAACCACGGACGATCCACCTCGGGATCGACCTGTCCACCGCGCCGGGCACGCCGCTCTTCGCCCCGCTGGATGGCGTCGTGCACGGGTTCGAGTTCGCCGACAGCCATCACGACTACGGGCCGGTGGTCGTGCTCCGGCACGTCACGGACGACGCCACGCCGGTGGAGTTCTTCACCCTGTACGGTCACCTCACGCCCGACTCCCTCGACGGGCTGGTGATCGGTGGCACCGTCACGCGGGGCGCGGAGTTCGCGCGCATCGGCAGCGCACCGACGAACGGCGACTGGTGGTCGCACGTGCACGTGCAGGTGATCACCGACATGCTCGACGTGCCATGCAACGTCAACGGCGCCTGCCGCGCGAGCCAGCGCCGCGTGTGGCACAGCCTCTGCCCGGACCCGAACCTGGTCCTGGGCCTCGCGCCGTGGATCGTCGCCCCCGCCGGCGACTCCACCGGCGAGATCGCTGCCCAGCGCCGCGAGCACGTCGGCGCGAACCTGAGCGTGTCGTACGGGGCCCGTCCGCTGCAGGCGGTGCGCGGCGTCATGCAGTACCTGTACGACGAGGACGGGCACCGCTTCATCGACGGCTACAACAACGTGGCACACGTGGGCCACGCGAATCCGCGCGTCACGCAGGCGGTGGCCCGGCAGCTCGGCGTGCTCAACACCAACACCCGGTACCTCCAGTCGCAGCTCACGCACTACGCGACGGAGCTCACGGCACTCTTCCCGCCCGACCTCTGCACCTGCTACTTCACCGCATCGGGCAGCGAGGCGAACGAGCTGGCGCTGCGGCTCGCGCGGACGTACACCGGCGCGAAGGACCTGATCGTGATGGAGGCGGCCTACCACGGCCACACCACCACGCTGATCGACATCAGCCCCTACAAGCACGACGGTCCCGGCGGGCAGGGCGCACCGGACTGGGTGCACACGTCGCCCATCCCGGACACGTACCGCACACGCGGGATCACGGGGGATCCGGGGGCGTGGTTCGCGGCCCGGGTCGGTGAGGTGATCGACGGCATCCACGCCCGCGGGCGGCGGCTCTGCGGCTACATCGCGGAGACCTGTCCCAGCGTGGGCGGGCAGGTCATGCTGCCCGACGGATTCCTCGCGGACACCTATGCCCGCGTGCGCGCTGCCGGGGGGGTGTGCATCGCCGACGAGGTGCAGACGGGGTTCGGTCGCATCGGCACCCACTTCTGGGCCTTCGACGCCCACGGCGTCACGCCGGACATCGTGGTGCTCGGCAAGCCGATCGCGAACGGCTACCCGATGGGCGCGGTGATCACGACGCGCGCCATTGCCGCGCGGTTCGACAACGGCATGGAGTTCTTCAGCACCTTCGGTGGCAGCACCGCCGCCTGCGTGGCGGGGCTGGCCACGCTGCAGGAGACGAGGGACCGGCAACTGCAGGCGAATGCCCGTCAGGTCGGCGCACACCTCCGCGCGTCCCTCGCCGCGCTGATGCCGGAATTCCCGCTCATCGGCGACGTTCGCGGCTCCGGGCTGTTCCTCGGCGTGGAGCTGGTGCGCGATCGCGGGACACTCGAGCCGGCGGCCAGCGAGGCGTCGTTCGTCGTGCACCGCATGCGCGAGCGCGGCGTGCTGGTCGGCACCGACGGGCCGCACCACAACGTGATCAAGATCCGCGGGCCGATGGTGCTCACACGCGCCGATGCCGACCACATCGTGAGCGCCATGCGGCAGGGCCTCCGCGAACTCGGTGCGCTGCGGTAG
- a CDS encoding ABC transporter ATP-binding protein, with product MNAIDVAGCSYHYKRGTDALHALDLAVPTGAIYGLIGVNGAGKSTLLQCCAGLRVPSAGRIEVFGKPVLADSPIVAGVLSYVAEAVKLPQRMTLRAVLDYVAPLHRRWDAALLQALLERFSLDPSQRVSVLSRGSQMKAALLCALAARPRLLVMDEPFTGMDALVRDDLVRGLLGAATDAGTTVLVASHDLAELETMIDHLGIIAGGRMVVSGAMDALRERFQRVTVSATGAVLDAGGDERAWLGVERSARRLSFLADASVVPLHPEMLRARFPGADVQVQEPSVRELFTTLARRELPAERRASA from the coding sequence ATGAACGCCATCGACGTCGCGGGCTGCTCGTACCACTACAAGCGCGGCACCGATGCGCTGCATGCGCTGGACCTGGCGGTCCCCACCGGCGCGATCTACGGGTTGATCGGCGTCAACGGTGCCGGCAAGTCCACGCTGCTGCAATGCTGCGCCGGCTTGCGCGTGCCGTCGGCCGGCCGCATCGAGGTCTTCGGTAAGCCGGTGCTCGCCGACAGCCCGATCGTGGCCGGTGTGCTGAGCTACGTGGCCGAGGCGGTGAAGCTGCCGCAGCGGATGACGTTGCGTGCGGTGCTGGACTACGTCGCGCCGCTGCACCGCCGCTGGGATGCGGCGCTGCTGCAGGCGCTGCTGGAACGCTTCTCGCTCGACCCATCGCAGCGCGTCAGCGTCCTCTCGCGCGGATCGCAGATGAAGGCGGCACTGCTCTGCGCGCTGGCCGCGAGGCCGCGCCTGCTGGTGATGGACGAGCCCTTCACCGGCATGGATGCGCTGGTGCGCGATGACCTCGTGCGCGGGCTGCTCGGGGCGGCCACCGACGCCGGCACGACGGTGCTGGTCGCCTCGCACGACCTGGCCGAGCTGGAGACGATGATCGACCACCTCGGCATCATCGCCGGCGGGCGGATGGTGGTGAGCGGTGCGATGGATGCGCTGCGCGAACGGTTCCAGCGCGTGACCGTGAGCGCGACGGGTGCGGTGCTCGATGCCGGTGGGGACGAGCGTGCATGGCTTGGCGTGGAACGCAGCGCGCGACGGTTGTCGTTCCTTGCCGACGCGAGCGTGGTTCCGCTGCACCCGGAGATGCTGCGGGCGCGGTTTCCCGGCGCGGACGTGCAGGTGCAGGAGCCGTCGGTGCGGGAGCTCTTCACCACACTGGCGCGGCGGGAGTTGCCGGCCGAACGGCGAGCGTCGGCATGA